One Candidatus Niyogibacteria bacterium CG10_big_fil_rev_8_21_14_0_10_46_36 DNA window includes the following coding sequences:
- a CDS encoding acetyl-CoA acetyltransferase (Catalyzes the synthesis of acetoacetyl coenzyme A from two molecules of acetyl coenzyme A. It can also act as a thiolase, catalyzing the reverse reaction and generating two-carbon units from the four-carbon product of fatty acid oxidation): MKQHCFKNRIRRTCMYRLGKGNLRVPKLARPVYLIGCGLTDYRKAYPEKQSWELGMDAMRMAVKDHLKMDPRKFKEMVNFVIYSHFADHFSDQLLAAAKMHDYLGFEPLPNLEIKTGGATGGSAVLTAVMTVGSGMASVVPVVGWERMDEVSTRQGNAYIASAACKDFESPENWLYATYYALMMTRYLKENKIPREILARIAQKNHHYARFSPYTQMPGDYTLEEIINTKVVSAPLTFLECCQMSVGAACVIVADEDAIEEFEKENIKIQPVKVIGIHGGSDTLRTADRRPMDINEYLLPNETQETYKNRMVDYPGFTAFRAARFAAMKAYAMAGITDPVKDLDILETHDAFTVSDIQTYEDIGLRPYGRGAEFMESGEAYFEGALPTNLSGGLIGGMHSVGATGIFQIAEIVWQLQNRWTEFHADEKYWRKFGKTKPKDFKNLQVKGARRGAAISHAGTGSHVTMAILEEAWR, encoded by the coding sequence ATGAAGCAGCATTGCTTTAAAAACAGAATAAGGAGGACCTGCATGTATCGATTAGGAAAAGGAAATCTTCGCGTCCCCAAGCTCGCGCGTCCGGTATATCTTATCGGCTGCGGGCTTACGGATTACAGAAAAGCCTACCCAGAAAAACAATCATGGGAACTTGGGATGGACGCCATGCGTATGGCGGTCAAAGACCATCTCAAAATGGACCCCCGCAAGTTTAAAGAAATGGTGAACTTTGTCATCTATTCGCATTTTGCGGATCATTTTTCAGACCAACTGCTTGCCGCCGCAAAAATGCATGACTACTTGGGCTTTGAGCCTTTGCCTAACCTGGAAATAAAGACAGGAGGCGCAACCGGCGGCTCAGCAGTACTCACAGCAGTCATGACGGTCGGATCCGGTATGGCATCTGTAGTGCCCGTCGTAGGATGGGAACGAATGGACGAGGTAAGTACGCGCCAAGGAAATGCATATATCGCGTCCGCCGCATGCAAAGATTTTGAATCACCGGAAAATTGGCTATATGCGACTTATTACGCGCTCATGATGACGCGGTATTTAAAAGAAAATAAGATTCCGCGGGAGATTCTTGCGCGAATAGCACAAAAAAATCATCACTATGCACGCTTCTCTCCATATACGCAGATGCCCGGCGACTATACGCTTGAAGAAATTATAAACACGAAGGTCGTTTCGGCCCCACTTACATTTCTTGAGTGTTGCCAGATGAGCGTGGGAGCAGCCTGCGTCATCGTTGCCGACGAAGACGCGATAGAAGAATTCGAAAAAGAAAATATCAAAATACAGCCCGTCAAAGTCATCGGCATACACGGTGGAAGCGACACGCTTCGGACCGCGGATAGACGGCCGATGGATATCAATGAATATCTCCTGCCGAACGAAACCCAAGAAACCTATAAAAATAGGATGGTTGATTACCCCGGGTTTACCGCATTTCGCGCGGCGCGCTTTGCTGCGATGAAGGCATACGCGATGGCGGGGATTACCGACCCAGTGAAAGATCTCGATATTCTTGAAACGCACGACGCATTTACCGTATCCGATATACAAACATACGAAGACATCGGACTCCGACCATACGGCAGAGGCGCAGAATTCATGGAAAGCGGAGAGGCATATTTTGAAGGAGCCCTCCCAACCAATCTTTCCGGCGGGCTTATCGGTGGAATGCATTCTGTCGGCGCTACCGGCATATTTCAGATTGCCGAAATTGTCTGGCAGCTCCAAAACAGATGGACGGAATTCCATGCAGATGAAAAATATTGGAGAAAATTCGGAAAAACAAAGCCGAAAGATTTTAAAAATCTCCAGGTAAAAGGAGCGCGGCGAGGCGCTGCAATCAGCCATGCGGGCACAGGCTCGCATGTCACTATGGCAATTCTTGAGGAGGCGTGGCGATGA